The DNA sequence TTTTCAACGAACATCATTTTATCGTTTCCAATCCTTCTTTCCTCAACTAGGCTACATTCACCTAGATCTCTTTCTGTTAGATCTCTGATGCTCGTCACTATTCTTCCGCCGGTAGCTTTTTCCAGTTTCTCCATATCGCTTCTCTTGACTCTTCTAACAGCCATAATACCTTTCTTAGCTAGATAATGCTGAGCAACATCATCAATACCCTTCTGGCAGATAACAACATTAGCACCAACAGAAGCAATCTTCTCGACATAATCTCTCAATATCTTTGCTTCTTCCTCTAGGAAAGCTCTTATCTGATCAGGTGATGTTATATTGATTTTCGCTGTTATATCTGGTTTTTCTATCTCTAGAGGTGTATCGAGTAAAGCTATTCTTGCTTTTTCTACTCTTCTAGGCATAGCTGGATGAACAACCTCCTTATCTAGAACAACACCATATATTAGCATGCTATCTCCTAAGCTACCACCACGTTTTTTCTCTATTTTAACCATATCCAGCTTAATATCATAATTACCTTCAGCTCTTTTTTCAGCGGCCGTAAAGGCTGCCTCCATAACCATATCCATAATCTTGTCCAATACATCTGATGTAGCTATATATTTGCTTGCCAATGTTGTGTATAGAGTTTTCTTTAACTCGGCTTTTGCCTTCTCTCTTTCTTCAACTACCTCGATATTGCTTATTGGTACCTTTATAGCTATTTCATCTAATATTTCTAGAGCCTTATTCATTGCCTTCTTATATCCTTCTATAATTATTGTTGGATGAATACCTTGATCAAGAAGCTTTTCTGCTCTCTCTAAGAGAGCTCCCGCAAGAACTACAACTGATGTCGTTCCATCACCCACTTCAGCATCAACAGCTTTAGCAGCTTCAACCAATAGTTTAGCAGCTGGATGTTGAACTTCCATCTCTTTAACGATAGCAGCTCCATCGTTTGTGACAGTTATATCACCAAAACTATCAACAAGCATTTTATCTAAACCACGAGGACCTAGGCTTGATCTCAGTATTTCAGCAAGTACTTTTGTAGCCATTATGTTAGCTTTAAGAGCTTCTTTACCATGAGCTCTCGAGGTTCCTTCCTTCAGTATTAGTACAGGTACTCCATATAGAGCCATATATCTACACCGAATAACGTTCATCTACAGAGGTTCTATATAAGCTTTAATGAAAATGACCTTGATGTTATTACATCATTCAATACTATCAATATACTTATGAAATCTCTCACAAGCATTACAGATATCGTTTAAGGTATAAGCTCCACAATATCTGCACCTTTTTGACGAGTTAAAAGCGTACCTCTGAAACAATTCAATAACTTTTGTGCTTGAGTACATAAGCTCTAAAGATGAGTATAGCATAGATTTTGCTTTACGTATATAATCTTCACATTCAAATTCTACACCTGGTTCTATATTCACATGGTCTAAGATTTTCATGAGAACCACATCAACAAACATTACGTAGTAGAACGGTCTCACAATCTTAATACCATCAACAATTTTTATAGGCAGACCTTCACTAAATACTGTTCCCAAAGTTGTCAATATTCCTGCGAGTAGAAATAATGCTAATTCATCTCTAAACAAAGGTGAGGCAACAAATTCTATATCGAATTTTCTAGCAATCCTTACGGCTACAGCCTCTATAAATTTGATCATTTCTACTTTGTTTGAAGGAACGTAACCTATATTAACTTTTAAATACCTATCGACCTTTACATTAAAAAATGTTTCAATATCTCGACATCTTGTTATACCATCTACACATAAAACATAGATTTTTGTCTTAAAATCTTTTATAGAATTACGGTATACAGTGAACCCTACAATAG is a window from the Ignisphaera sp. genome containing:
- the thsA gene encoding thermosome subunit alpha — its product is MALYGVPVLILKEGTSRAHGKEALKANIMATKVLAEILRSSLGPRGLDKMLVDSFGDITVTNDGAAIVKEMEVQHPAAKLLVEAAKAVDAEVGDGTTSVVVLAGALLERAEKLLDQGIHPTIIIEGYKKAMNKALEILDEIAIKVPISNIEVVEEREKAKAELKKTLYTTLASKYIATSDVLDKIMDMVMEAAFTAAEKRAEGNYDIKLDMVKIEKKRGGSLGDSMLIYGVVLDKEVVHPAMPRRVEKARIALLDTPLEIEKPDITAKINITSPDQIRAFLEEEAKILRDYVEKIASVGANVVICQKGIDDVAQHYLAKKGIMAVRRVKRSDMEKLEKATGGRIVTSIRDLTERDLGECSLVEERRIGNDKMMFVEKCKNPKAATILLRGANDMLLDEVERSINDALHAVRNILRDPKIVPGGGATEIEVAMRLRKWAESIAGREQLAVLAFADALDEIPSVLAQTAGMDVLETVMELRKTHAEGRKSSGIDVINGKVNDDMINLNIVEPVIVKKQIIKSATETATTIMKIDDVIAASPKKEEKPGKKGREEEEEGARLPLD